A window of the Pelagicoccus enzymogenes genome harbors these coding sequences:
- a CDS encoding FG-GAP-like repeat-containing protein translates to MTRPVHYLRSLWGLFGVAAVVTLPWPLADAAFTDVTANTPFASLEQLAADELTEDLAFVVRGGAPAVIDFDGDGWLDVYVVRFRLPDVLMRNTGGAFERIDNPLGLYTADGGNAPLWADFDNDGDQDLFVATADEKEHRFYINEGNGRFIEAASSRGVAMPSATVHMGVGVAAGDLNRDGFLDLVVGEWGAGVTEQTVGEHFAVFLNRGAAQPGYFDNVTIASGVSLPPPRLTVYSPQISDLDGDGWPDLPIVADFERSRLFWNNADGTFSDGTSVADVSKEENGMGTAIADLNGDGLLDWFVTSIRFTDAPGYRGNQLYLNQGNRVFKSVSEESGIATGGWGWGCDLFDYDNDGDLDVVMTNGNDLDGQGEEVLAPMILWRNEGGNRFSKVSDSEMVNHVADGAGLVTFDYDNDGDLDILVMHQNSSPVLLRNDRTAENAWLDVALQGTDSNRAAFGTLVSVRSTANGPFQTQEFNPGNTYLAQKQPLLHFGLGSGLDSVAEIRIRWPSGVEEEYYDIPTRRIFNVVESQGGSSDFTPPRFTREPEKQSLRPGDDLLLEVEVEGDPLPLVRWYRNGQPLLGAVGETLLLEDVQHGDAGKYYATATNAAGVAYSEHARVGVYSLHLDKSVARQWMEELLNAIRLDYPAPTVHSRNLFGLACVMWDAWVAYDFEGISVPYLSVESPPVPADILQARSEAISYAAYRLLRSRFRLSPSAEVTLPALRDRMALLGYDPDDKSVVGDSPAAVGNRIAARLLAYTWTDGGNELYSYVDQTGYEPVNDPLIFTLPGTEVKDPNQWQPLSFDYLILQNGIVVGKSTQEFLGANWGEVRPFALERPTHQDVYSDPGPPPYLGGEGDQDYKDAALELIEFSSWLDPSDAVEIDVSPGARHNNTLGTNDGIGYAINPETGEAYEPNLVLRADYGRILAEFWADGPDSETPPGHWNSVANHVTDHPLFERRFEGEGEIVDELEWDVKLYFALDAAVSDAAIACWDAKRKYNYVRPITMIRYMGGRGQSSDPDGPSYSPEGLPLKENLVEVITDETSAPGQRHSHLADYVGEIAIRSWKGIPDNSNLDYGGVGWILAVEWMPYQRDTFVTPPFGAYTSGHSTFSRAAAEVITAITGSAYFPGGISSFTAGANEFLEFERGPTEDVTLTWATYFDAADEAGISRLYGGIHVWPDDLRGRVMGSNIGKSAYAKAKGYFDGTAATVDWSEAAELWANARVGEPNGPVDTADLLDDPIESAAALYFGADPLATSSGANDVKVLRTTDGKVEGLSFLMSDALLEPELRLCVSQDLVDWTVLGLDECILEREKIGDQLVRISISAKTGVLPEGRRFLRALVRDAD, encoded by the coding sequence ATGACCCGTCCGGTCCACTACTTGCGATCACTTTGGGGGCTCTTTGGAGTCGCCGCCGTCGTGACTTTGCCGTGGCCACTCGCGGATGCCGCCTTCACCGATGTCACTGCGAACACGCCGTTCGCCTCTTTGGAGCAGCTTGCTGCAGACGAACTTACCGAAGATTTGGCCTTCGTCGTGCGAGGCGGTGCCCCTGCGGTTATCGACTTCGATGGCGATGGCTGGCTCGATGTCTACGTAGTGCGCTTCCGCCTGCCGGATGTGCTCATGCGCAATACTGGTGGGGCCTTTGAGCGCATTGACAATCCACTCGGCCTTTATACCGCCGATGGAGGCAATGCCCCGCTATGGGCGGATTTCGACAACGACGGGGATCAGGATCTCTTTGTCGCGACAGCAGATGAGAAGGAACATCGCTTCTACATCAATGAAGGAAACGGGAGATTTATTGAGGCAGCTAGTTCTAGAGGAGTGGCGATGCCTTCCGCTACCGTACACATGGGCGTCGGAGTCGCCGCGGGCGACCTCAATCGCGACGGGTTTCTGGACCTAGTGGTCGGGGAGTGGGGCGCTGGTGTGACCGAGCAAACTGTAGGCGAACACTTTGCCGTCTTCCTCAATCGTGGAGCGGCCCAACCCGGCTATTTCGACAACGTTACGATCGCCTCCGGCGTTTCCTTACCACCACCGCGGCTCACGGTCTATTCTCCTCAGATCAGCGACCTAGATGGCGATGGCTGGCCGGACCTGCCCATCGTGGCGGACTTCGAACGCAGCCGGCTCTTTTGGAACAACGCCGACGGCACTTTCTCGGATGGTACGAGCGTTGCGGACGTAAGCAAAGAGGAGAACGGAATGGGTACGGCAATCGCCGATCTGAACGGCGACGGTCTGCTCGATTGGTTTGTGACTTCCATCCGTTTCACCGATGCCCCAGGATACCGAGGCAATCAGCTTTACCTAAATCAGGGTAATCGCGTTTTCAAAAGCGTGTCTGAGGAATCGGGCATTGCCACGGGTGGCTGGGGCTGGGGGTGTGATCTTTTCGATTACGACAACGACGGCGACCTAGATGTGGTGATGACCAATGGGAACGATTTGGACGGACAAGGCGAGGAGGTTTTGGCTCCCATGATCCTCTGGCGAAACGAAGGCGGCAACCGATTCTCCAAGGTGTCCGATTCGGAAATGGTGAATCATGTGGCTGACGGGGCCGGACTGGTCACTTTCGACTACGACAACGACGGCGACTTAGACATCTTGGTCATGCACCAGAACTCGTCTCCTGTACTACTGCGTAATGATCGTACGGCAGAAAACGCTTGGCTTGATGTCGCCTTGCAAGGCACTGACTCTAACCGTGCCGCATTTGGAACTTTGGTCAGCGTTCGCTCGACTGCCAACGGTCCGTTTCAGACCCAGGAATTCAACCCCGGCAATACTTATTTAGCTCAAAAGCAGCCACTGCTGCACTTCGGTCTCGGATCGGGTCTAGATTCCGTCGCAGAAATTCGGATACGTTGGCCAAGTGGAGTTGAGGAAGAATACTACGACATACCGACCAGACGTATTTTCAATGTCGTCGAGAGCCAGGGAGGTAGCTCCGACTTTACTCCGCCTCGTTTTACCCGCGAACCGGAAAAGCAAAGCCTTCGTCCGGGCGACGACTTGCTCCTCGAAGTGGAAGTGGAAGGTGATCCATTGCCTTTGGTCCGCTGGTACCGCAATGGCCAGCCATTGCTCGGAGCAGTCGGGGAAACTCTTTTGCTAGAAGACGTCCAGCATGGAGATGCTGGAAAATATTACGCCACAGCGACGAACGCAGCAGGCGTGGCTTACAGCGAGCATGCTCGAGTGGGTGTGTATTCGCTGCACTTGGACAAGTCAGTCGCGCGTCAATGGATGGAGGAGCTGCTGAATGCGATTCGGCTCGATTACCCGGCTCCCACTGTTCATTCGCGCAACCTTTTTGGTTTGGCCTGCGTGATGTGGGATGCTTGGGTTGCTTACGATTTCGAGGGAATTTCTGTACCATACCTGTCAGTGGAATCTCCTCCCGTACCAGCCGATATCCTGCAGGCACGGTCCGAAGCGATCAGCTACGCTGCGTATCGCCTTTTGCGCAGCCGCTTCCGCCTCTCTCCGAGCGCGGAAGTCACTTTGCCAGCTTTACGGGACCGCATGGCATTACTCGGGTATGATCCTGATGACAAAAGTGTAGTTGGGGATTCGCCGGCAGCGGTGGGAAATCGAATTGCGGCGCGTTTGCTTGCCTACACTTGGACGGATGGAGGTAATGAGCTTTACAGCTACGTCGACCAAACTGGATACGAGCCGGTGAATGACCCGCTCATTTTCACTTTGCCAGGAACTGAGGTTAAAGATCCCAACCAGTGGCAGCCGCTGTCCTTCGACTACCTCATCCTGCAAAATGGAATTGTAGTGGGAAAATCAACACAGGAATTTCTTGGGGCAAATTGGGGAGAAGTGCGGCCTTTTGCTCTCGAGCGCCCAACGCACCAAGATGTTTATAGCGACCCGGGGCCACCGCCGTACTTGGGAGGCGAAGGAGATCAGGATTACAAAGATGCAGCTCTCGAGTTGATAGAGTTTAGCAGCTGGCTGGATCCGTCTGATGCCGTGGAAATCGATGTTTCGCCAGGAGCGCGACACAACAACACGCTCGGAACCAACGATGGAATAGGTTACGCAATCAATCCCGAAACTGGCGAGGCATACGAACCGAACCTGGTGCTTCGGGCGGACTACGGTCGCATCTTGGCGGAGTTTTGGGCGGATGGCCCGGATTCAGAAACGCCCCCCGGGCATTGGAATTCGGTCGCGAATCACGTAACGGACCACCCGCTTTTCGAGCGGCGCTTCGAAGGGGAAGGCGAGATCGTGGATGAGCTGGAATGGGATGTGAAATTGTACTTTGCCTTGGATGCAGCCGTGTCTGATGCCGCGATCGCTTGTTGGGATGCAAAGCGGAAATACAATTATGTGAGGCCTATCACCATGATTCGGTACATGGGTGGCCGAGGGCAAAGTTCGGACCCCGATGGTCCCTCTTATTCGCCGGAAGGATTGCCTCTAAAGGAGAACTTGGTGGAAGTCATAACTGATGAGACCTCAGCTCCTGGTCAGCGGCATTCACATCTCGCAGATTATGTAGGAGAAATCGCAATACGCAGCTGGAAAGGTATTCCCGATAATTCTAATTTGGACTATGGTGGAGTCGGTTGGATACTTGCAGTGGAGTGGATGCCTTATCAGAGAGATACTTTTGTGACGCCTCCTTTTGGGGCCTACACTTCTGGGCATAGCACTTTCAGTCGAGCAGCGGCGGAAGTGATTACGGCGATAACGGGGTCCGCTTACTTCCCGGGAGGGATCAGTTCGTTTACTGCTGGAGCGAACGAGTTTTTGGAGTTTGAGCGCGGTCCGACTGAAGACGTCACTTTAACGTGGGCGACTTACTTCGATGCTGCTGATGAAGCGGGTATCTCGCGACTTTACGGAGGCATTCACGTCTGGCCGGATGACTTGCGTGGACGAGTGATGGGCTCGAATATTGGGAAGTCCGCTTACGCAAAAGCAAAAGGATATTTCGACGGGACGGCGGCCACTGTTGATTGGAGTGAAGCCGCAGAACTTTGGGCTAATGCCAGGGTGGGAGAACCGAATGGTCCTGTGGATACAGCTGACCTGTTGGATGATCCGATCGAGTCGGCTGCGGCCCTCTATTTTGGAGCAGATCCTTTGGCGACCTCCTCAGGCGCGAACGATGTGAAGGTGCTCAGGACAACCGATGGCAAGGTGGAGGGGCTTTCCTTTCTAATGAGCGACGCGTTGCTGGAGCCTGAGCTGCGGCTGTGTGTTTCCCAAGACCTCGTGGACTGGACTGTGCTAGGCCTAGATGAGT
- a CDS encoding SLC13 family permease: MQKWGLHRRVAIGLVGALGTRPNRIVAGFLLAGALVSMWVSNTATALMMLPIASSVVALAKDGPVGKGPGRDFGPALMLAVAYGATTGGMATLIGTPPNALLAGYLNRVYGYEIGFGQWMMVGVPMALVALPIVYLVLTRVVFRLPDKPVEGMEELLLAERSRMGPFSKGERWVALVFVSTALSWISRPVLSDLVPMLSDTTIAIMGAIALFLLPIDVRKGEFVMDWAATKALPWDVLLLFGGGLSLASMIQSHGLSEYLGTLCQSLDEWPLLLTMAVICFGILMLTELTSNTATAATFLPIVGAVAISLGQNPLLFLVPTALAANCSYMMPVGTPPNAIVFGSGSLTLPQMAKSGFLLNVSLVPIVIVLVWLLGPYVFDLRLDVLPSWGRGN, encoded by the coding sequence ATGCAGAAGTGGGGGCTGCATCGGCGGGTTGCGATCGGACTGGTGGGTGCTTTGGGAACGCGGCCGAACCGGATCGTGGCGGGATTTCTTCTTGCTGGGGCGTTGGTGAGTATGTGGGTGAGCAATACGGCCACAGCGCTCATGATGCTGCCGATCGCGAGCTCCGTGGTTGCTTTGGCCAAGGACGGGCCGGTTGGGAAGGGGCCGGGAAGGGACTTTGGTCCGGCCTTAATGCTAGCGGTCGCTTACGGCGCGACTACGGGCGGTATGGCGACTTTGATTGGGACCCCTCCGAATGCGTTGTTAGCTGGTTACTTGAATCGAGTTTATGGATACGAGATAGGGTTTGGCCAATGGATGATGGTGGGCGTGCCGATGGCCTTGGTCGCACTGCCGATCGTTTACCTCGTGCTGACCCGGGTTGTCTTTCGCCTGCCTGACAAGCCGGTCGAGGGGATGGAAGAGTTGCTGTTGGCGGAGCGTTCGCGCATGGGGCCTTTTTCGAAAGGGGAGCGTTGGGTGGCGTTAGTGTTCGTTTCAACGGCGCTTTCGTGGATTTCTCGCCCCGTGCTTTCCGACTTGGTGCCGATGCTGTCGGACACGACGATTGCGATCATGGGAGCGATCGCGTTGTTTCTGTTGCCGATCGACGTTCGGAAAGGCGAGTTCGTTATGGATTGGGCGGCGACCAAGGCATTGCCTTGGGACGTGCTTTTGCTTTTCGGAGGCGGGCTTAGTTTGGCGAGCATGATACAGTCTCATGGCTTGTCAGAATATTTGGGTACGCTATGCCAGTCGCTCGACGAGTGGCCGCTACTGTTGACCATGGCAGTCATTTGCTTCGGGATTTTGATGCTTACAGAGCTCACGAGCAATACGGCAACGGCGGCCACCTTTCTGCCGATCGTGGGAGCGGTGGCGATCAGTCTCGGGCAGAACCCGCTCTTGTTTCTGGTTCCAACAGCCCTGGCCGCGAATTGCTCCTATATGATGCCCGTCGGTACGCCGCCAAACGCTATCGTCTTCGGTAGCGGCTCCCTGACTTTGCCGCAAATGGCGAAGTCCGGCTTTTTGCTGAACGTAAGCCTAGTGCCTATCGTAATCGTCTTGGTTTGGTTGCTAGGCCCTTACGTCTTCGATTTGCGACTCGACGTCTTGCCAAGCTGGGGCAGGGGCAACTGA
- a CDS encoding TonB-dependent receptor plug domain-containing protein — protein MLTHKNYPSKVGPFSAALLAASILVSGSSSAQESDEEEELYELSPFTVEGDSDQGYRATSTLAGTRFRTDLSDIGSSISVLTEEFLQDVGGTDNETVLAYATNTEVGGARGNYSGGVSGGSVAREQDLFGNPNGNTRVRGLNSADNTRNYFSTDVPWDGYTVKRVDLLRGPNSILFGLGSPSGVVNATTTSASISGNEGSVGLSLDDFGSIRASVDYNKVLIENELAFYVAALREDRKFQQKPAYEEDNRMFIATKYAPKAFNGDGTSFDVNLSFENGSITSNRPRILTPADLITPFWTPASRTSEDNNTVYTAETYPGYPGGIGKRTVNHFTEDPFFDGLSDGNTFSGAAVGQFMNGPQFQFNSLAGPAVNTGTIGNKYGAYDSAGNIVGHGPLPTGVTAEIWGDNSRRKGIDSTSNWANYTGQYGASGGFWENQAISDPTIFDFYNKLLDGPNKREMTDWDVVEASVSHTFLDGKLGYNLSFFDQKLSRGQYGIFGWESRIGIDINEQLEWGSPVDPNDPETVNPNIGRAYVQEVLHSTGNNVNDSNRNAFRGQVFANYDFEDKNDNIFARILGSHTFTGLYADESNYRESRSLNLAQISAADHDRYGSLGDPSFRYYLSDDLRGRSSAAGINLSGVDEYVLPSSGPITVRMFDSTWAATGVDPLSEWNEPRNRNDDGTLPQQRQNPANYVGWTDKTVNLISLVDSDGNMIGPGPDRDYLTSNARMSDFGVKSEVFVWQGKFFNDSVIGLYGYRTDKSTSTLLDAPAADVPDQQPNRDDVSPSVFNLNNPDASTYDLDTDTTNWSVSVHLNRLLGDPDYLPFKFSMYYNEGENFQPAAGRLDAFERPLPPPAGNTEEYSVLLETKDGKYSLRATEYKTVVSNQNTTGDIGAMWALQQSLYAPTESLARFNSGAWNTDVHPDPDYLRNTIIPAWEQFVEDLSTEFPLFEDAWVSNGDWRDPQVGIRVTRPSGHRFTEDAVSEGKEFEFTANPNKNWRIALNASQTKATRDKVPGESFLALSAFVDDKIMNTPAGEMPIFWSASPGVRINRYPTFRGDYLKLLALNGQLQPEVREWRANLITNYNFRDGRLKGFGIGGALKWEDSAAIDYLPSEDNAEVPDITSPVMDDGYETFDLWGSYRKKLNEKIDWRIQLNLYNVGGDDELVALSTDPFGNPNRWRIRQGMSWKISNTFEF, from the coding sequence ATGCTAACTCACAAAAACTATCCCAGCAAAGTTGGCCCTTTTTCCGCCGCCTTGCTTGCCGCCTCTATCTTGGTAAGCGGTTCTTCGTCTGCCCAGGAGTCTGACGAGGAGGAGGAGCTTTACGAGCTCTCTCCGTTCACTGTCGAAGGTGATTCAGATCAAGGCTATCGTGCCACAAGCACGCTGGCTGGTACACGTTTCCGTACCGACCTTTCGGATATCGGGTCGTCCATCTCGGTTTTAACCGAAGAGTTCCTTCAAGACGTCGGCGGAACGGATAACGAGACGGTACTCGCTTACGCAACGAACACCGAGGTTGGAGGAGCCCGTGGCAATTACTCGGGCGGTGTGTCGGGTGGCAGCGTGGCTCGTGAACAAGATCTATTTGGTAATCCGAATGGAAATACCCGTGTTCGCGGCCTCAACAGCGCAGACAACACCCGCAATTACTTTTCGACCGACGTGCCATGGGACGGCTATACTGTGAAGCGTGTAGATTTGCTGCGTGGTCCTAACTCAATTCTCTTCGGGTTAGGCAGTCCATCTGGAGTTGTGAATGCGACCACCACCTCAGCAAGTATTTCTGGAAACGAAGGTTCAGTTGGTCTTTCTCTCGACGACTTTGGAAGTATCCGAGCCTCGGTAGACTACAACAAGGTGTTGATCGAGAACGAACTCGCCTTCTACGTAGCTGCCCTTCGTGAGGATAGGAAGTTCCAGCAGAAGCCAGCTTACGAAGAGGATAACCGTATGTTCATCGCGACGAAGTACGCTCCGAAGGCTTTCAATGGCGACGGCACTTCGTTCGATGTTAACCTTAGCTTCGAGAATGGCTCGATCACTTCGAATCGGCCACGTATTTTGACGCCAGCTGACTTAATTACTCCGTTCTGGACTCCTGCTTCGCGTACGTCCGAAGATAATAATACAGTCTATACCGCGGAAACTTATCCTGGCTATCCAGGCGGCATTGGTAAACGCACTGTTAACCATTTCACCGAAGACCCGTTTTTCGACGGTCTGAGCGATGGCAATACCTTCTCGGGTGCGGCAGTCGGCCAGTTTATGAACGGCCCGCAGTTCCAGTTCAACTCGTTGGCGGGTCCGGCCGTCAACACTGGGACCATCGGCAACAAGTATGGAGCCTATGACTCCGCTGGCAACATCGTGGGCCACGGTCCCCTCCCCACTGGGGTGACCGCCGAAATTTGGGGAGACAACTCCCGCCGAAAGGGAATCGATTCCACCTCGAATTGGGCTAACTACACGGGCCAATACGGCGCGTCAGGAGGCTTCTGGGAAAATCAAGCGATCTCTGATCCAACCATCTTCGATTTCTACAACAAGTTGCTCGATGGACCGAACAAGCGCGAGATGACCGATTGGGATGTGGTGGAAGCATCTGTTTCCCACACTTTCCTAGACGGCAAGCTCGGCTACAACCTCTCCTTTTTCGATCAAAAGCTCTCGCGTGGACAATATGGGATTTTCGGTTGGGAAAGCCGTATTGGGATCGACATAAACGAGCAGTTGGAGTGGGGCAGCCCTGTCGATCCGAACGATCCGGAGACGGTAAATCCAAACATCGGACGCGCATACGTCCAGGAAGTACTACACTCCACTGGAAACAACGTGAACGATTCCAATCGCAACGCGTTCCGCGGCCAAGTCTTCGCAAACTACGACTTTGAGGACAAGAACGACAATATTTTCGCCCGCATTCTTGGGAGTCACACTTTCACTGGACTGTATGCGGACGAGTCGAACTACCGGGAGAGCAGAAGCCTGAACTTGGCCCAGATCTCGGCCGCAGATCACGATCGCTATGGCTCCTTGGGTGACCCTAGCTTCCGTTACTACCTCAGCGACGACCTGCGCGGCCGAAGCTCGGCTGCCGGCATTAACCTCAGCGGTGTAGACGAGTATGTTCTTCCGAGCAGTGGACCAATCACGGTGCGGATGTTCGATAGCACGTGGGCGGCCACGGGAGTCGACCCCCTCAGCGAGTGGAATGAGCCACGTAATCGCAATGACGATGGCACTCTCCCGCAGCAAAGGCAAAATCCGGCCAATTACGTGGGTTGGACCGACAAGACTGTAAATTTGATTTCTTTGGTGGACAGCGACGGCAACATGATCGGACCGGGCCCAGACCGCGACTACCTTACCAGCAATGCGAGAATGTCGGATTTCGGAGTGAAGTCCGAGGTCTTCGTCTGGCAGGGCAAGTTCTTCAACGATTCAGTGATTGGCCTCTACGGTTACCGTACGGACAAATCGACCAGCACCTTGCTGGATGCGCCAGCCGCTGACGTCCCCGATCAGCAGCCGAACCGTGATGATGTGAGTCCATCTGTTTTCAATCTGAACAATCCGGATGCATCGACCTACGATTTGGATACGGACACCACCAACTGGAGCGTCTCCGTGCACCTAAACCGCCTGCTGGGCGATCCCGACTATCTTCCCTTCAAGTTCAGCATGTACTACAACGAAGGAGAGAACTTCCAGCCTGCTGCTGGGCGGTTGGATGCTTTTGAGCGTCCGTTGCCGCCACCAGCAGGAAACACCGAGGAATACAGCGTTCTCCTCGAGACAAAGGATGGTAAGTACTCATTGCGAGCGACCGAGTACAAAACAGTCGTCAGCAATCAGAATACGACCGGTGACATCGGTGCCATGTGGGCACTGCAGCAGTCCCTCTACGCTCCGACGGAATCATTGGCTCGCTTCAATTCAGGGGCTTGGAATACTGACGTCCATCCGGATCCCGACTACCTTAGGAACACGATCATTCCTGCCTGGGAACAGTTTGTGGAGGATTTATCAACCGAGTTTCCTCTCTTCGAGGATGCGTGGGTTTCCAATGGAGATTGGAGAGACCCACAGGTTGGCATACGGGTCACCCGTCCTAGCGGGCACCGTTTCACGGAAGATGCTGTTTCCGAAGGCAAGGAGTTCGAATTCACAGCGAACCCGAATAAGAATTGGCGAATCGCTCTCAACGCATCCCAGACCAAAGCGACTCGCGACAAGGTTCCTGGTGAGTCATTTCTTGCTCTCTCCGCGTTCGTTGACGACAAGATCATGAACACTCCCGCTGGTGAAATGCCGATCTTCTGGTCTGCCAGCCCGGGTGTCCGAATCAATCGCTACCCGACTTTCCGAGGAGACTATTTGAAGCTTTTGGCCCTCAACGGCCAGCTGCAGCCGGAAGTGCGTGAATGGCGTGCCAACTTGATCACCAACTACAATTTCCGCGATGGTCGCCTTAAGGGGTTTGGTATTGGAGGAGCTCTCAAGTGGGAAGATAGTGCGGCGATAGATTACCTACCGTCCGAAGATAACGCTGAGGTTCCTGATATCACCTCCCCAGTGATGGATGACGGTTACGAGACCTTCGACTTGTGGGGCAGCTATCGCAAGAAGCTGAACGAAAAGATCGATTGGAGGATCCAATTGAATCTCTACAACGTCGGTGGCGATGACGAATTGGTGGCCCTCTCCACCGATCCATTTGGCAATCCGAACCGATGGCGCATCCGCCAAGGGATGAGCTGGAAGATTTCGAACACCTTCGAATTCTAG
- a CDS encoding GDSL-type esterase/lipase family protein → MLLCSIFTLVVGIGSVIAQEEERRFQKDIDAFEADRVENNIPEGAVLCVGSSSMRMWGNRIERDLAPLTVVARGFGGSKFSDVLHFFDELVAVYKPRAILVYEGDNDVGSGMSPEAVFGDFMEFRKRVEELDPEIRIYVIGVKPSLVRWNLRGEIAVTNHLIETACKKDPKLTFIDVAEFLLDDSGKPRAGIFLDDGLHLNNVGYHLWAAAVSLKIVPAESKFEAQ, encoded by the coding sequence ATGTTGCTTTGTTCAATCTTCACCTTGGTCGTAGGAATAGGATCGGTTATTGCTCAGGAGGAAGAGCGTCGCTTCCAGAAGGATATCGACGCGTTCGAAGCGGATCGTGTTGAGAACAATATTCCTGAAGGAGCGGTTTTGTGCGTGGGGAGCTCTTCCATGCGCATGTGGGGGAATCGCATCGAGCGGGATTTGGCTCCGCTGACGGTGGTCGCTCGGGGATTTGGCGGGAGCAAGTTTAGCGACGTGCTTCATTTTTTCGATGAGTTGGTGGCAGTCTACAAACCGCGGGCGATCCTCGTGTACGAGGGCGACAATGACGTGGGAAGCGGCATGTCGCCAGAGGCCGTATTTGGGGACTTCATGGAATTTCGCAAGCGGGTCGAGGAGCTGGATCCGGAAATTCGTATCTATGTCATCGGGGTCAAGCCGAGCCTCGTGCGTTGGAATCTACGGGGTGAGATTGCGGTGACAAACCACTTGATTGAAACTGCCTGCAAAAAGGATCCGAAGCTTACGTTCATTGATGTGGCCGAATTTCTTTTGGACGATTCGGGTAAGCCGCGCGCAGGCATCTTTTTGGATGACGGCCTGCATCTAAACAACGTCGGCTACCACTTGTGGGCTGCGGCAGTGAGCTTGAAGATCGTTCCTGCCGAGAGCAAGTTCGAGGCTCAGTGA
- a CDS encoding alpha/beta hydrolase, with amino-acid sequence MPSDPSTWIWNDPSEIVGVKHGVVWSESMQRKMGYSIYLPPSYAASPNMRYPVVFWLHGAYGKENDIGLAMVAKRLVDAGEIGEVIYVVPNSGQFSQYRDWPDENVKAETWIIRELIPAIDERYRTIARGEGRAVAGFSMGGEGAIRLGFKYPDLFCAIVSCSAALQWPSHLSGADLDDGEDALYWAEANRTRLSGGAMPLYVTMGDSERFFAGLPPFLLHLHKRDIKVRAQVFPGLGHDLGETYRLVGEDLVAFMAEHYVSARIE; translated from the coding sequence GTGCCTAGCGATCCCTCGACGTGGATTTGGAACGATCCGTCTGAGATCGTTGGTGTGAAGCACGGGGTGGTTTGGAGCGAATCTATGCAGCGGAAGATGGGGTACAGCATTTACTTGCCGCCGTCTTACGCCGCTTCGCCGAATATGCGTTACCCGGTGGTCTTTTGGCTGCACGGGGCCTACGGAAAAGAGAACGATATCGGGCTCGCAATGGTGGCGAAACGGCTGGTGGATGCAGGCGAGATCGGCGAGGTCATTTACGTCGTGCCGAACTCAGGCCAGTTTAGCCAGTATCGGGACTGGCCGGATGAGAACGTAAAAGCGGAGACTTGGATTATCCGAGAGTTGATTCCAGCCATCGACGAACGCTATCGAACGATCGCCAGGGGTGAAGGCAGGGCGGTTGCTGGATTTTCGATGGGAGGAGAGGGGGCGATTCGCTTAGGTTTCAAGTATCCGGATCTCTTTTGCGCGATTGTCAGCTGTTCCGCCGCATTGCAATGGCCAAGCCATTTGTCGGGCGCGGATTTGGACGATGGTGAGGACGCCCTTTATTGGGCGGAGGCCAATCGCACCCGGCTGAGCGGTGGAGCAATGCCTTTGTATGTGACCATGGGGGATAGTGAGCGTTTCTTTGCTGGTCTTCCGCCCTTCCTCCTCCATTTGCACAAGAGGGATATCAAGGTGCGGGCCCAAGTCTTTCCGGGGCTGGGTCATGATTTGGGCGAAACCTATCGCTTGGTGGGCGAAGACCTCGTGGCCTTCATGGCGGAACATTACGTTTCGGCCCGAATCGAGTAG